A window of the Streptomyces luomodiensis genome harbors these coding sequences:
- a CDS encoding PTS transporter subunit EIIC, whose translation MSTATAQAAPAQKRGAGLFQGLQKVGRSLQLPIAVLPAAGIMVRLGQPDVFGADGLGWDKVAAVFNNAGGALTGALPLLFCVGVAIGFAKKSDGSTALAAVVGFLVYSKVLEAFPVADAVVQKGEDIPAKFNDPGVLGGIVMGLLTAVLWQRFHRTRLVDWLGFFNGRRLVPIIMAFTGIVVGVFFGLVWEPIGDGISNFGEWMTGLGSAGSALFGAVNRALIPIGMHQFVNTVAWFQLGDFTNAAGETVHGDLSRFLAGDPSAGMFMSGFFPIMMFGLPAAALAMAHAARPERRKAVLGMMLSLALTSFVTGVTEPIEFSFMFIAPLLYVIHAVLTAVAMAITWALGVHAGFNFSAGFIDYALNWSHATKPWLIIPIGLVFAVIYYVVFRFAITKFNLATPGREPEEEVEDLTKA comes from the coding sequence ATGAGTACGGCCACCGCCCAGGCGGCGCCCGCCCAGAAGCGGGGTGCCGGTCTGTTCCAAGGGCTGCAGAAGGTCGGCCGCAGCCTTCAGCTGCCGATCGCCGTCCTGCCCGCCGCCGGAATCATGGTCCGGCTCGGGCAGCCCGATGTGTTCGGCGCCGACGGACTGGGCTGGGACAAGGTCGCCGCCGTGTTCAACAACGCCGGCGGCGCGCTCACCGGCGCCCTTCCGCTGCTCTTCTGCGTCGGCGTGGCCATCGGGTTCGCCAAGAAGTCGGACGGGTCCACCGCACTGGCCGCCGTGGTCGGCTTCCTCGTCTACAGCAAGGTGCTGGAGGCCTTCCCGGTCGCCGACGCGGTGGTCCAGAAGGGCGAGGACATACCGGCCAAGTTCAACGATCCCGGTGTGCTCGGCGGCATCGTCATGGGTCTGCTCACCGCCGTGCTGTGGCAGCGCTTCCACCGCACCCGGCTGGTGGACTGGCTCGGCTTCTTCAACGGCCGCCGGCTGGTGCCGATCATCATGGCCTTCACCGGCATCGTGGTGGGCGTCTTCTTCGGCCTGGTCTGGGAGCCCATCGGCGACGGCATCAGCAACTTCGGCGAGTGGATGACCGGACTCGGCTCCGCGGGATCGGCCCTCTTCGGCGCCGTCAACCGCGCCCTGATCCCGATCGGCATGCACCAGTTCGTGAACACGGTGGCCTGGTTCCAGCTCGGCGACTTCACCAACGCGGCCGGCGAGACGGTGCACGGCGACCTCAGCCGCTTCCTGGCGGGCGACCCGAGCGCGGGAATGTTCATGTCCGGCTTCTTCCCGATCATGATGTTCGGCCTTCCGGCCGCCGCCCTGGCCATGGCCCACGCCGCCCGCCCCGAGCGCCGCAAGGCCGTGCTGGGCATGATGCTCTCGCTGGCGCTCACCTCGTTCGTCACGGGCGTGACCGAGCCGATCGAGTTCTCGTTCATGTTCATCGCCCCGCTGCTCTACGTGATCCACGCGGTGCTCACCGCCGTGGCGATGGCGATCACCTGGGCCCTGGGCGTGCACGCGGGCTTCAACTTCTCCGCGGGCTTCATCGACTACGCCCTGAACTGGAGCCATGCCACCAAGCCATGGCTGATCATTCCGATCGGACTCGTCTTCGCGGTGATCTACTACGTGGTCTTCCGCTTCGCGATCACCAAGTTCAACCTCGCCACCCCGGGCCGTGAACCCGAGGAGGAGGTCGAGGACCTCACCAAGGCGTAG
- a CDS encoding transglycosylase domain-containing protein produces the protein MSDEPQLIDGGAAGTGDRPGAGDGNHDTPHRADGLPAGKPAKGRKNRPQRTGWRRLLPTWRMVLGGLTLIILLVAGGLVTGYLLVEIPAANKAAIAQSNVFLYSDGSQLAREGKVNREKVQLSQVPKRTQHAVLAAEDRDFYSESAINPEAMLRAAWNTVTGKGKQSGSTITQQYVKNYYLDQEQTVTRKVKEFFIAIKLDREVSKDEILEGYLNTSYFGRNAYGIQAAAQAYYGKDIGELDTAQSAYLATLLNAPSAYDVVAHPQNKGRAVARWNYVLDGMVKKGWLSRAERQKMTFPTPSEAKVASGMSGQRGYLVEAVEDYLTSNGIIDEQTLARGGYRITTTIDKKRQDAFVAAVRDRLMSKLSSGREVDQYVRAGGASIDPKTGKVVALYGGIDYTKQFVNNATRRDYQVGSTFKPFVFTSAVRYGSTTQDGQTITADTLYNGDNKREVIGSGGPTGYAPANEDDVDYGDIDVTTATDNSVNSVYAQMAEDVGADKVKQTAIDLGVPKDTPDLHASPSIALGPATASVLDMTEAYATLANHGKHGNYSLVSKITKDGARIALPEREERQAVPRAAADATTAILQSVVDGGTGTAAQGAERPAAGKTGTAEEDKAAWFAGYTPDLATVVAVMGQDSNTGVQKSLYGATGLERINGGGYPAEIWAQYTAGALDGQPPTDFDLRLEDGSDSAGGPENTPQSPGAPPPVVTTPPPGVPTDPTPPTTPTYEPPDLPTSDPTIDPPTDFPTDGPSTEPGPGDPGGPGDPGGDPGGPGDPVDG, from the coding sequence ATGAGCGACGAGCCACAGCTGATCGACGGTGGCGCGGCCGGAACGGGCGACCGACCCGGCGCCGGCGACGGCAACCACGACACGCCGCACCGCGCGGACGGCCTCCCGGCCGGCAAACCGGCCAAGGGCAGAAAGAACCGTCCCCAGCGCACCGGCTGGCGCCGTCTGCTGCCCACCTGGCGCATGGTCCTGGGGGGCCTCACCCTGATCATCCTGCTGGTCGCGGGCGGACTCGTCACCGGCTACCTGCTCGTCGAAATCCCCGCGGCCAACAAGGCCGCCATCGCCCAGAGCAACGTCTTCCTGTACTCCGACGGCTCCCAGCTGGCCCGCGAGGGCAAGGTCAACCGGGAGAAGGTCCAGCTCAGCCAGGTGCCCAAGCGGACCCAGCACGCGGTGCTGGCAGCCGAGGACCGGGACTTCTACTCGGAGTCGGCCATCAACCCCGAGGCCATGCTCCGGGCCGCCTGGAACACCGTCACCGGCAAGGGCAAGCAGTCCGGCTCCACCATCACCCAGCAGTACGTGAAGAACTACTACCTGGACCAGGAACAGACGGTCACCCGCAAGGTCAAGGAGTTCTTCATCGCGATCAAGCTGGACCGCGAGGTGAGCAAGGACGAGATCCTCGAGGGCTACCTCAACACCAGCTACTTCGGACGCAACGCCTACGGCATCCAGGCCGCCGCCCAGGCGTACTACGGCAAGGACATCGGCGAGCTCGACACCGCCCAGAGCGCCTATCTCGCGACCCTGCTGAACGCCCCCAGCGCCTACGACGTCGTCGCCCACCCGCAGAACAAGGGACGGGCCGTGGCCCGCTGGAACTACGTCCTGGACGGCATGGTCAAGAAGGGCTGGCTGAGCCGGGCCGAGCGGCAGAAGATGACCTTCCCGACGCCGTCGGAGGCCAAGGTCGCCTCGGGCATGTCCGGCCAGCGCGGCTATCTCGTCGAGGCCGTCGAGGACTACCTCACCAGCAACGGGATCATCGACGAGCAGACCCTGGCGCGCGGCGGCTACCGCATCACCACCACGATCGACAAGAAGCGGCAGGACGCCTTCGTGGCGGCCGTGCGCGACCGGCTGATGAGCAAGCTCAGCTCGGGCCGCGAGGTCGACCAGTACGTCCGCGCGGGCGGCGCCTCGATCGACCCGAAGACCGGGAAGGTGGTCGCCCTCTACGGCGGGATCGACTACACCAAGCAGTTCGTCAACAACGCGACCCGCCGTGACTACCAGGTGGGATCCACGTTCAAGCCATTCGTCTTCACCTCGGCGGTGCGCTACGGATCCACCACCCAGGACGGCCAGACGATCACCGCGGACACGCTCTACAACGGCGACAACAAACGCGAGGTCATCGGCTCGGGCGGGCCCACCGGCTACGCCCCCGCCAACGAGGACGACGTCGACTACGGCGACATCGACGTCACCACGGCCACCGACAACTCGGTGAACTCGGTGTACGCGCAGATGGCCGAGGACGTCGGCGCGGACAAGGTCAAGCAGACCGCCATCGACCTGGGCGTCCCCAAGGACACCCCCGATCTGCACGCCTCCCCCTCCATCGCGCTGGGCCCCGCCACCGCGAGCGTGCTGGACATGACCGAGGCGTATGCGACCCTCGCCAACCACGGCAAGCACGGCAACTACAGCCTGGTCTCGAAGATCACCAAGGACGGTGCGCGGATAGCGCTCCCGGAGCGGGAGGAACGACAGGCCGTCCCGCGCGCCGCCGCCGACGCCACCACCGCGATACTGCAGAGCGTGGTCGACGGCGGCACCGGCACCGCCGCCCAGGGCGCCGAGCGCCCGGCGGCGGGCAAGACCGGCACCGCGGAGGAGGACAAGGCCGCCTGGTTCGCGGGCTACACCCCGGACCTGGCGACCGTGGTCGCGGTGATGGGCCAGGACTCCAACACGGGCGTCCAGAAGTCCCTGTACGGGGCCACGGGCCTGGAGCGGATCAACGGCGGCGGCTACCCCGCCGAGATCTGGGCGCAGTACACGGCGGGCGCGCTGGACGGCCAGCCGCCGACCGACTTCGACCTGCGGCTGGAGGACGGCTCGGACTCCGCCGGCGGCCCCGAGAACACCCCGCAGTCCCCGGGCGCGCCGCCCCCGGTGGTCACCACGCCCCCGCCCGGCGTCCCGACGGACCCCACGCCCCCCACGACGCCGACCTACGAACCACCGGACCTGCCGACGTCGGATCCGACGATCGACCCGCCGACGGACTTCCCCACCGACGGGCCGTCGACCGAACCAGGACCGGGCGATCCCGGCGGGCCCGGTGACCCGGGCGGCGATCCGGGCGGGCCGGGGGACCCGGTGGACGGCTGA
- the rph gene encoding ribonuclease PH: protein MSRIDGRTPDQLRPVTIERGWSKHAEGSVLVSFGDTRVLCTASVTEGVPRWRKGSGEGWVTAEYAMLPRSTNTRGDRESVRGKIGGRTHEISRLIGRSLRAVIDYKALGENTIVLDCDVLQADGGTRTAAITGAYVALADAIGWAREKKLIKATRQPLTGTVSAVSVGIVGGVPLLDLCYEEDVRAETDMNVVCTGDGRFVEVQGTAEGEPFARDELNGLLDLAVAGCDALAGIQRAALAGDA, encoded by the coding sequence ATGTCTCGTATCGACGGCCGCACCCCTGACCAGCTCCGCCCCGTGACCATCGAGCGTGGATGGAGCAAGCACGCCGAGGGCTCCGTCCTCGTCTCCTTCGGCGATACGCGGGTCCTGTGCACCGCGAGCGTCACCGAGGGTGTGCCGCGCTGGCGCAAGGGCAGCGGCGAGGGCTGGGTCACCGCGGAGTACGCGATGCTGCCGCGCTCCACCAACACCCGAGGCGACCGCGAGTCCGTCCGCGGCAAGATCGGCGGCCGTACGCATGAGATCTCCCGCCTCATCGGCCGCTCGCTGCGCGCCGTGATCGACTACAAGGCGCTCGGCGAGAACACCATCGTCCTCGACTGCGATGTCCTCCAGGCCGACGGCGGCACCCGCACCGCCGCCATCACCGGCGCCTATGTGGCCCTGGCCGACGCCATCGGCTGGGCCCGCGAGAAGAAGCTCATCAAGGCCACCCGGCAGCCGCTGACCGGCACCGTCTCCGCCGTCAGCGTCGGCATCGTCGGCGGTGTCCCCCTGCTCGACCTCTGCTACGAGGAGGACGTGCGCGCCGAGACCGACATGAACGTCGTCTGCACCGGCGACGGGCGCTTCGTGGAGGTGCAGGGCACCGCGGAGGGCGAGCCCTTCGCCCGCGACGAGCTGAACGGCCTGCTGGACCTCGCCGTGGCGGGCTGCGACGCCCTGGCCGGTATCCAGCGCGCGGCGCTGGCCGGCGACGCGTGA
- a CDS encoding PTS glucose/sucrose transporter subunit IIB encodes MDRNADSRTTGANMASKAEKIVAGLGGIDNIVEVEGCITRLRTEVKDVALVDEALLKAAGAHGVVKMGSAIQVVIGTDADPIAAEIEDLM; translated from the coding sequence GTGGATCGCAACGCGGACAGTAGGACGACAGGAGCGAACATGGCCAGCAAGGCTGAGAAGATCGTCGCGGGGCTCGGCGGTATCGACAACATCGTCGAGGTCGAGGGCTGCATCACCCGCCTCCGCACCGAGGTCAAGGATGTCGCCCTGGTCGACGAGGCCCTCCTGAAGGCCGCGGGCGCCCACGGAGTGGTGAAGATGGGCAGCGCGATCCAGGTGGTCATCGGCACCGACGCGGACCCCATCGCCGCCGAGATCGAAGACCTGATGTGA
- a CDS encoding DUF3618 domain-containing protein has protein sequence MSDARTPAQIEADIARRRQQLAVTLDEIGVRVHPKTIIGDAKAKAASAVDRTAGRAYVSANRVVTSVRGQLVSEEGEPRMERIVPVALVVAGLVGLVALSARSSRSSRASRSSRCKRCRS, from the coding sequence GTGTCGGATGCCAGGACCCCTGCGCAGATTGAGGCGGACATCGCCCGCAGGCGGCAGCAGCTCGCCGTGACGCTCGACGAGATCGGGGTGCGGGTGCACCCGAAGACGATCATCGGGGACGCGAAGGCGAAGGCGGCGTCGGCCGTGGACCGGACCGCCGGGCGGGCGTACGTGTCCGCGAACCGAGTGGTCACGAGCGTGCGGGGCCAGTTGGTGTCGGAGGAGGGCGAGCCCCGGATGGAGCGGATCGTGCCGGTCGCGCTCGTCGTGGCGGGGCTGGTGGGGCTGGTCGCGCTCTCGGCGCGGTCCTCCCGGTCGTCCAGGGCCTCCCGGTCCTCGCGGTGCAAGCGGTGCCGCTCGTAA
- a CDS encoding MBL fold metallo-hydrolase, translating into MKLTVVGCSGSFPSAESACSSYLVEADGFRLLLDMGNGALGELQRHCGLYDLDAVILSHLHPDHCIDMCAYFVARYYRHDGGRAEAIPVYGPEDTERRLVQAYDDVPDEKSMREVFDFRTLTPGSFELGPFTIRTERVCHPVEAFGFRIEHGGRSLVYSGDTGPCAALVDLARGGDLFLCEAAFTHGKEDIPELHLNGRQAGEHALRAGVGTLVLTHIPPWTDPQINQRDAQQVFGGPVELAKAGAVYEV; encoded by the coding sequence ATGAAGCTCACCGTCGTCGGATGCTCAGGGTCGTTCCCGTCCGCGGAATCGGCCTGCTCGAGCTACCTCGTAGAGGCCGACGGCTTCCGGCTGCTCCTCGACATGGGCAATGGCGCCCTTGGCGAGTTGCAGCGCCACTGCGGTCTCTACGACCTCGACGCCGTCATACTGTCCCACCTCCACCCCGATCACTGCATCGACATGTGCGCGTACTTCGTCGCGCGCTACTACCGGCACGACGGGGGCCGCGCGGAGGCGATCCCGGTCTACGGCCCGGAGGACACCGAGCGGCGGCTGGTCCAGGCGTATGACGACGTGCCCGATGAGAAGTCGATGCGCGAGGTCTTCGACTTCCGCACGCTGACGCCCGGCAGCTTCGAGCTCGGCCCCTTCACGATCCGCACCGAGCGGGTCTGCCATCCGGTGGAGGCGTTCGGCTTCCGGATCGAGCACGGCGGCCGCTCGCTGGTCTACTCGGGTGACACGGGCCCCTGTGCGGCCCTGGTGGACCTGGCCCGGGGCGGGGACCTCTTCCTGTGCGAGGCGGCCTTCACGCACGGCAAGGAGGACATCCCGGAGCTGCATCTCAACGGCCGCCAGGCGGGTGAGCACGCGCTGCGGGCGGGGGTCGGGACCCTGGTGCTCACCCACATCCCGCCGTGGACGGACCCCCAGATCAACCAGCGCGACGCCCAGCAGGTCTTCGGCGGCCCGGTGGAGCTGGCCAAGGCGGGCGCGGTCTACGAGGTCTAG
- a CDS encoding ABC transporter ATP-binding protein: MDDLIELDGVEKVFQVRRRAGLLRRERREVRAVDGISFRVPRGEMVGYIGPNGAGKSTTIKMLTGILVPSGGRLRVAGIDPSRDRTRLARRIGVVFGQRTTLWWDLPLRDSYALVRRMYRIPDHRYRENLDRCVELLNLGSLLDVPVRQLSLGQRMRGDIAAALLHDPEVLYLDEPTIGLDVVSKAKVREFLRDVNAEQGTTVLLTTHDLTDIELLCKRVMVIDHGRLVYDGGLDGLHAVGESERTLVVDLERELPPIEIPGSRTVRVEGPRQWLAFPASSSAAPIVAAVADGYPLVDLSVREPEIEDVIARMLHGA; the protein is encoded by the coding sequence ATGGACGACCTGATCGAGCTCGACGGCGTCGAGAAGGTGTTCCAGGTGCGGCGCAGAGCCGGACTGCTGCGCCGGGAGCGCCGTGAGGTGCGCGCCGTGGACGGCATCAGCTTCCGGGTGCCGCGCGGCGAGATGGTGGGCTACATCGGTCCCAACGGCGCCGGGAAGTCCACCACCATCAAGATGCTGACCGGCATCCTGGTGCCCAGCGGCGGGCGGCTGCGGGTCGCCGGAATCGACCCCTCCAGGGACCGGACGAGGCTCGCCCGCCGGATCGGGGTGGTCTTCGGGCAGCGGACCACCCTGTGGTGGGACCTGCCGCTGCGCGATTCGTACGCGCTGGTGCGGCGGATGTACCGGATTCCGGACCACCGCTACCGCGAGAACCTGGACCGCTGTGTGGAACTGCTCAACCTGGGCTCGTTGTTGGACGTGCCGGTGCGTCAGCTCTCCCTGGGCCAGCGGATGCGCGGCGATATCGCGGCCGCCCTGCTGCACGACCCGGAGGTGCTCTACCTCGATGAGCCGACCATCGGGCTCGATGTGGTCAGCAAGGCGAAGGTGCGGGAGTTCCTGCGGGATGTGAACGCCGAGCAGGGCACCACCGTGCTGCTCACCACTCACGATCTGACCGATATCGAACTGCTGTGCAAGCGGGTGATGGTCATCGACCACGGCCGGCTGGTCTACGACGGCGGGCTCGACGGGCTGCACGCGGTGGGGGAGAGCGAACGCACGCTCGTGGTCGACCTGGAGCGGGAACTGCCGCCCATCGAGATCCCCGGCTCCCGCACGGTGCGGGTCGAAGGGCCCCGGCAGTGGCTGGCGTTCCCGGCGAGCAGCAGCGCGGCGCCCATCGTCGCCGCGGTTGCCGACGGCTATCCGCTGGTCGACCTCTCGGTGCGCGAGCCCGAGATCGAGGACGTCATCGCGCGGATGCTGCACGGGGC
- the bcp gene encoding thioredoxin-dependent thiol peroxidase: MSERLQPGDTAPAFTLPDADGKQVSLADHAGRKVIVYFYPAALTPGCTKQACDFTDNLELLSGHGYDVIGISPDKPEKLAKFRDQEDLKVTLLADPAKETLEAYGAFGEKKLYGKTVTGVIRSTVIVDEQGKVERALYNVKATGHVAKIIKDLGL; this comes from the coding sequence ATGAGCGAGCGACTGCAGCCCGGCGACACCGCCCCCGCCTTCACCCTCCCCGACGCGGACGGCAAGCAGGTCTCGCTCGCCGACCACGCCGGCCGCAAGGTGATCGTCTACTTCTACCCCGCCGCCCTCACCCCCGGCTGCACCAAGCAGGCGTGCGACTTCACCGACAACCTCGAACTCCTCTCCGGTCACGGCTACGACGTCATCGGCATCTCCCCCGACAAGCCGGAGAAGCTCGCCAAGTTCCGCGACCAGGAGGACCTGAAGGTCACCCTGCTCGCCGACCCCGCCAAGGAGACCCTCGAGGCATACGGCGCCTTCGGCGAGAAGAAGCTCTACGGCAAGACGGTCACGGGCGTGATCCGCTCCACCGTGATCGTCGACGAGCAGGGCAAGGTCGAGCGCGCCCTGTACAACGTGAAGGCCACCGGCCACGTAGCCAAGATCATCAAGGACCTGGGCCTCTGA
- a CDS encoding GroES family chaperonin, whose amino-acid sequence MLHDRVLVRTDIPEGERRSSGGIVIPATAAVGRRLAWAEVVAVGQNVRTVEPGDRVLYDPEDRAEVEVRGVAYVLMRERDLHAVAAERLEGAEDSTGLYL is encoded by the coding sequence ATGCTGCACGACCGTGTGCTGGTCCGCACCGATATTCCGGAGGGCGAGCGCCGGTCGTCCGGCGGCATCGTTATCCCCGCCACCGCGGCGGTCGGCAGGCGGCTGGCCTGGGCCGAGGTGGTCGCGGTCGGGCAGAACGTACGGACCGTGGAGCCCGGCGACCGGGTGCTCTACGACCCGGAGGACCGGGCCGAGGTCGAGGTCCGCGGGGTCGCCTACGTCCTGATGCGGGAGCGCGATCTGCACGCGGTGGCCGCCGAGCGGCTGGAAGGGGCCGAGGACTCCACGGGGCTCTATCTCTGA
- the rdgB gene encoding RdgB/HAM1 family non-canonical purine NTP pyrophosphatase has protein sequence MQQHTEGHPPHPRRLVLATRNVYKITELRAILGESGLDVELVGADAYPEVPDVKETGVTFAENALLKAHALARATGHPAIADDSGLCVDVLGGAPGIFSARWSGGHGNDRANLDLLLAQLADVPDEHRGAHFECAAALALPDGTERVVSGRLTGTLRREPVGGGGFGYDPVLQPHGETRTCAELTPDEKNAISHRGKAFRAIAPIVRELLG, from the coding sequence ATGCAGCAACACACTGAGGGACATCCCCCGCACCCCCGCCGCCTGGTCCTCGCGACCCGCAACGTCTACAAGATCACCGAACTGCGCGCCATCCTGGGCGAGTCCGGCCTCGACGTCGAACTCGTCGGCGCCGACGCCTATCCGGAGGTCCCGGACGTCAAGGAGACCGGCGTGACCTTCGCGGAGAACGCCCTCCTCAAGGCCCACGCCCTGGCGCGGGCCACCGGCCACCCCGCGATCGCCGACGACTCCGGCCTCTGCGTGGACGTCCTCGGCGGCGCCCCCGGCATCTTCTCGGCCCGCTGGTCGGGCGGCCACGGCAACGACCGCGCCAACCTCGACCTGCTGCTCGCCCAGCTCGCCGACGTCCCCGACGAACACCGCGGCGCCCACTTCGAATGCGCCGCCGCCCTCGCCCTCCCCGACGGCACCGAACGCGTGGTCTCCGGTCGGCTCACCGGCACCCTCCGCCGTGAGCCCGTGGGCGGCGGCGGCTTCGGCTACGACCCCGTCCTCCAGCCCCACGGCGAGACCCGCACCTGCGCCGAACTGACCCCCGATGAGAAGAACGCCATCAGCCACCGCGGCAAGGCGTTCCGCGCCATCGCCCCGATCGTGCGCGAACTTCTGGGATGA
- a CDS encoding ABC transporter permease — protein sequence MWVRSTMAYRTSFLIMTLGNLLATGLDFVAIALMFTHIGELGGFTLDEVAFLYGTTSVAFGLADLTLGTMGRLGSRVRDGTMDTLLVRPVPILAQVAADRFALRRLGRITQGVLVLGWSLSRLDIDWTVDRALLMPVALLSGGVIFGALFVLGGAFQFWAKDASEVQNAFTFGGTTLLEYPPTVFGKELLRGVTFVVPLAFVNWLPALHILGRPNPLGLPGWIGFAAPLVACGCCAVAGLAWRAGLRAYQSTGS from the coding sequence ATGTGGGTGCGCTCCACGATGGCGTACCGCACCTCGTTCCTGATCATGACGCTGGGGAACCTCCTCGCGACCGGGCTGGACTTCGTCGCGATCGCGCTGATGTTCACCCACATCGGTGAGCTGGGCGGCTTCACCCTTGACGAGGTCGCCTTCCTCTACGGGACTACCAGCGTCGCCTTCGGCCTCGCCGATCTCACGCTGGGCACCATGGGCCGGCTGGGCAGCCGGGTGCGCGACGGCACGATGGACACCCTGCTGGTGCGGCCGGTGCCGATACTCGCCCAGGTGGCCGCCGACCGCTTCGCGCTGCGCCGGCTGGGCCGGATCACCCAGGGGGTGCTGGTGCTCGGCTGGTCGCTGAGCCGGCTGGACATCGACTGGACGGTGGACCGGGCGCTGCTGATGCCGGTGGCGCTGCTGAGCGGGGGCGTCATCTTCGGGGCGCTGTTCGTGCTCGGCGGCGCCTTCCAGTTCTGGGCCAAGGACGCCTCCGAGGTGCAGAACGCGTTCACCTTCGGCGGGACCACGCTGCTGGAGTACCCGCCGACGGTCTTCGGCAAGGAGCTGCTGCGCGGCGTCACCTTCGTCGTCCCGCTGGCCTTCGTCAACTGGCTGCCGGCGCTGCACATCCTGGGCCGGCCCAACCCGCTGGGGCTGCCGGGCTGGATCGGCTTCGCGGCACCGCTGGTCGCGTGCGGCTGCTGTGCGGTGGCGGGGCTGGCCTGGCGGGCGGGGCTGCGGGCGTATCAGAGCACGGGAAGCTGA
- a CDS encoding ABC transporter permease: MRLYAAVAVSGFKRYATYRVATVAGVFTNTVFGFILAYTYTALWDERPHLGGYDLAQALTFVWLGQALLAAVALMGGGFQEELQERIRSGDIAVDLYRPVDLQLWWLATELGRALFQLLGRGVVPMAVGALVFELRLPASPLTWLWFLLSVVLAVCVGFAVRYLVSLAAFWLLDGTGLAMLSGLLCLFFSGMILPLNVFPGQLGEIARALPWAAMLQVPADVFLEEHRGPGLLRAFVFQAGWAVALLAAGRALQSAATRKVVVQGG; encoded by the coding sequence ATGCGGCTGTACGCGGCCGTCGCGGTCAGCGGCTTCAAACGCTACGCGACGTATCGGGTCGCCACGGTGGCCGGGGTCTTCACCAACACCGTTTTCGGCTTCATTCTCGCCTACACCTACACCGCGCTGTGGGACGAGCGGCCGCACCTGGGCGGCTACGACCTTGCCCAGGCCCTGACCTTCGTCTGGCTCGGCCAGGCGCTGCTGGCGGCCGTCGCGCTGATGGGCGGCGGCTTCCAGGAGGAGCTCCAGGAGCGCATCCGGTCCGGTGACATCGCCGTGGACCTCTACCGTCCGGTCGACCTCCAACTGTGGTGGCTGGCCACCGAGCTCGGCCGGGCGCTGTTCCAGCTGCTGGGGCGGGGCGTGGTGCCGATGGCCGTCGGCGCGCTGGTCTTCGAACTGCGCCTGCCCGCCTCGCCCCTGACCTGGCTGTGGTTCCTGCTTTCCGTGGTGCTCGCGGTGTGCGTCGGCTTCGCGGTGCGCTATCTGGTGTCGCTCGCCGCCTTCTGGCTGCTCGACGGGACGGGGCTGGCCATGCTGAGCGGGCTGCTGTGCCTGTTCTTCTCCGGGATGATCCTGCCGCTCAACGTCTTCCCCGGACAGCTGGGCGAGATCGCCCGCGCGCTGCCCTGGGCGGCGATGCTCCAGGTGCCCGCGGACGTCTTCCTGGAGGAGCACCGGGGGCCGGGGCTGCTGCGGGCGTTCGTCTTCCAGGCGGGGTGGGCGGTGGCGCTGCTGGCGGCCGGACGGGCGCTCCAGTCGGCGGCGACCCGGAAGGTGGTGGTCCAGGGTGGCTGA